TAATCCTGCTTCCCCCTGTTCCTCCAGTCCAACCTACAGAGTCGGTATCAACTACAGAGGGATTAATATCTTCTGCATTTATCCCTAATATTTCAGCAGCTTGCATTGCTAAGCTTAGTCGAGTGCCAGATAAATCAATTGACCCAGTGATTAGATTTACAGTCCCATTTGAGTTGACATTTAGAGTGGCTGAAGATCCAGTTCCTCCTGCCTGTGAACGAAATCCTACGGCTATACCTCGCCCTCGATTAGGGCCTTCTAGTGGAGTATTATAATGAGGGTGGTTTTTCATAGCCTTTTCTATTTCTTCGGTTCCTACTTCAGGCAATATAGGACCACTTGGCATTCTGTCGCCTTTGCGGGCAACGTTTAGTAATCTTAGTTCAAGAGGGTCCATATCTAGTTTTTCAGCGATTTCATCAATTATGCATTCAACGGCAAAAGCGGCAGTTGGTTGTCCCGGAGCTCTATATGCTTGGACTTTTTGTTTGTTACAAACTACATCGTACCCATCTACTAAAAAATTCTCTATTTTATATGGTCCAAAACTTGTCATAGCGCCACCTCCAACTGGAGAACCAGGGAAAGCACCAGCTTCATATGCCATATAATGGTATCCTGCAGTTATTATACCATTCGAAGTTACTCCAATTTTACACTTACTATAGGTTGCAGATGTTGGCCCTGTACCTTCAAAAACTTCTTTTCTGCTCATAATAATTTTGACTGGGAGCCCTGATTTTTTTGACAATATAGCTACGACAGGTTCTAAATATCCTACTCCCTTTCCACCAAATCCTCCTCCAATTTCGGTTGGAATGACTTTAACTGTGGATTCTGGAATATCAAGTATATTTGCAGTAATAGATCGGACATTAAAACTCCCTTGTGTGCATGTCCAAATAGTTAATCTACCCTCATTATTCCAATCAGCGGTTGCTGCAAAAGGTTCTATGTATCCCTGATGTACAGTTTCGGTATTGAATTCTCTTTCTATAATGAGGTCAGCTTCTTCAAAACCTTTTTCTAAGTCTCCTCTTTGAAATTGAATATGCCCCGCAATATTACTATTTTTCCCAGTATCTTCACCTGCTGAAAACCTATCTTCTCTAAAAACAGTAGTAAGGCTATCATGAAGAAGAGGGGCATTTTCTGCCATTGCTTCTTTTAGACTAACAACTGCAGGTAAAATTTCATATTTAACTTCAATAGCTTTAAGAGCTTCTTCTGCTATTGCTGGGTTATTAGCTGCTACAGCAGCTATTGCATGGCCAATGTAAAGCACCTTATTTTTTGCTAATGTGTTTTCTGCAATCATACGTGGATTTCTTTGAACTTGCGAAAAATCAATATCGGCATTTGTGAGTAGTGGAAAATCATTTGCTGTGGTGACCGCTTTAACTCCAGGTATAGCTTCTGCCTTCTTTGTATCGATTGATAAAATTTTTGCATGCGCATGAGGACTTCGTAGTATTTTACCGTACAACATTCCTGGAAGGTCGATATCAGCACCATATTTTGCTTTACCTGTTACTTTTTCATAACCATCATGTCTTATAGGTGTTGTTCCAATAACTCGATAAGGTTTGTTTTTTTCAATTGAGGTACTCATTACACTCCTTTGATATATGGTGAATAAGAATTATAAGCTGGCATTTTTATTTATTGAAATATAAATTCCAATATTCAAGACTATCTACAACAGCAATCCAGCTTGCCTCTATAATATTAGTTGATGCCCCCATTGTTTGCCAAGACTGATTGCCATCAGTTGAATCAATTAATACTCGAACAAAAGCTTCTGTGCCTGATCCTTGGTC
The window above is part of the SAR202 cluster bacterium genome. Proteins encoded here:
- a CDS encoding xanthine dehydrogenase family protein molybdopterin-binding subunit codes for the protein MSTSIEKNKPYRVIGTTPIRHDGYEKVTGKAKYGADIDLPGMLYGKILRSPHAHAKILSIDTKKAEAIPGVKAVTTANDFPLLTNADIDFSQVQRNPRMIAENTLAKNKVLYIGHAIAAVAANNPAIAEEALKAIEVKYEILPAVVSLKEAMAENAPLLHDSLTTVFREDRFSAGEDTGKNSNIAGHIQFQRGDLEKGFEEADLIIEREFNTETVHQGYIEPFAATADWNNEGRLTIWTCTQGSFNVRSITANILDIPESTVKVIPTEIGGGFGGKGVGYLEPVVAILSKKSGLPVKIIMSRKEVFEGTGPTSATYSKCKIGVTSNGIITAGYHYMAYEAGAFPGSPVGGGAMTSFGPYKIENFLVDGYDVVCNKQKVQAYRAPGQPTAAFAVECIIDEIAEKLDMDPLELRLLNVARKGDRMPSGPILPEVGTEEIEKAMKNHPHYNTPLEGPNRGRGIAVGFRSQAGGTGSSATLNVNSNGTVNLITGSIDLSGTRLSLAMQAAEILGINAEDINPSVVDTDSVGWTGGTGGSRITFDTGLAVISASYEIIKQMSQRAAILWEAKPEDIKFENGVFSFGNDSYTFKELSGKLMATGGPITCSASDTQGGLGPIVAGNIIDVEVDPETGKVDIIRCTAFIDAGTAMQPAYVDGQVQGATVQGIGWALNEEFFYTPDGTIANSTLLDYRMPTTLDLPMIDSVIVEVPNPRHPFGVRGVGEAPIIPPLAAIANAISNATNVRMTNLPLTPSSILKTLNKI